One region of Chanodichthys erythropterus isolate Z2021 chromosome 17, ASM2448905v1, whole genome shotgun sequence genomic DNA includes:
- the LOC137005190 gene encoding zinc finger protein 271-like, which translates to MEFIKEEIEDMSDPESSRIKHEDTEEQIDQMEVMEQKHKLNEVKEEKSDFKTQETKAKKLHTCSQCGKSFRNKGDLNVHIRFHTGVKPFTCTQCGKSFIQKGDLNKHTRFHTGEKPFTCTQCGKSFIQKGDLNKHTRVHTGEKPYECSQCGKKFLNNRNLNTHMRVHTGEKPFTCTQCGKSFTNKGILNVHMRIHTGEKPYTCTQCGKSFSQATGLSYHLKIHSDEKPYVCSFCGKSFSRLYICKQHQKTHNKVRDHVCSECGKSFTAYSHLKQHQRIHTGEKPYKCSYCDKSFARSGNLKIHKRVHNGEKPNLRIIQRLLEQDVSFDTRRRGTVDVYDNKSTYQMEVMEQKHKLNEVKKEKHDFKTQGTKAKKLHTCSQCGKSFQNKGNLNVHIRVHTGEKPYTCTQCGKSFIQKGDLNKHTRVHAVEKPYACSQCGKKFQDKGNLKRHIRVHTGEKPYTCTQCGKSFTNKGILNVHMRIHTGEKPYTCTQCEKSFLKKGDLNKHTRVHTGEKTYTCTQCEKSFIKKGDLNIHMRTHTGEKPYTCSQCGKSFSQATGLSYHLKVHSDEKPYVCSFCEKCFSRLDHFKQHQKTHNKVKDHVCLDCGKSFTTSSNLKLHQRIHTGEKPHKCSYCDKSFTDPGSLKSHERVHTGEKPYHCTQCEKSFKDAASLRHHLLCHSGEKTFNCDQCVKDFISSSILKTHLKVHSDERPYVCSLCGKSFSRLDICKQHQKIHNKVRDHVCLDCGKSFNRAAFLKEHQRIHTGEKPYKCSYCYKSFARSGQLRVHERVHNGERPFKCSCCDKSFAQYGHLKSHERLHTGEKPYCT; encoded by the exons ATGGAGTTTATAAAAGAGGAAATTGAagacatgagtgatccagaatcatccagaataaaacatgaagatactgaagaacaaatag accAGATGGAGGTGATGGAGCAAAAACACAAACTGAATGAAGTTAAAGAGGAGAAAAGTGACTTCAAAACTCAAGAAACAAAAGCCAAAAAGCTGCACACCTGCtcacagtgtggaaagagcttcCGGAATAAAGGAGACCTTAATGTACACATAAGATTTCACACTGGAGTGAAACCGtttacatgcactcagtgtggaaagagtttcatacAAAAAGGAGACCTTAATAAGCACACAAGatttcacactggagaaaaaccgtttacatgcactcagtgtggaaagagtttcatacAAAAAGGAGACCTTAATAAACACAcaagagttcacactggagaaaaaccataTGAAtgttctcagtgtggaaagaaaTTCCTAAATAATAGAAACCTTAACACACACATGAgggttcacactggagaaaaaccgtttacatgcactcagtgtggtAAGAGTTTCACAAATAAAGGAATCCTTAATgtacacatgagaattcacactggagagaaaccgtatacatgcactcagtgtggaaagagtttttctcaAGCAACAGGTCTCAGTTATCACCTGAAAATTCATTCAGATGAGAAGCCTTATGTGTGTTCCttctgtggaaagagtttttcaagGCTGTATATATGTAAACAGCACCAGAAAACACACAATAAAGTGAGAGATCATGTGTGTTCGgagtgtgggaagagctttacAGCATATAGTCATCTGAAACAGCACCAAAGAATTCATAccggagaaaaaccttacaagtgctcaTATTGTGACAAGAGTTTCGCTCGTTCTGGAAACCTGAAAATACACAAGCGAGTTCATAATGGAGAGAAGCC GAATCTCAGAATCATTCAGCGCCTCCTAGAGCAAGATGTAAGTTTCGACACCCGCAGGCGCGGTACGGTAGATGTTTACGACAATAAGAGCACAT ACCAGATGGAGGTGATGGAGCAAAAACACAAACTGAATGAAGTTAAAAAGGAGAAACATGACTTCAAAACTCAAGGAACAAAAGCCAAAAAGCTGCACACCTGCtcacagtgtggaaagagtttccaaAATAAAGGAAACCTTAATGTACACAtaagagttcacactggagaaaaaccgtaTACATgtactcagtgtggaaagagtttcatacAAAAAGGAGACCTTAATAAACACACAAGAGTTCACGCTGTAGAGAAACCTTATGcatgctctcagtgtggaaagaaaTTCCAAGATAAAGGAAACCTGAAAAGACATAtaagagttcacactggagaaaaaccgtatacatgcactcagtgtggtAAGAGTTTCACAAATAAAGGAATCCTTAATgtacacatgagaattcacactggagagaaaccgtatacatgcactcagtgtgaAAAGTCTTTCTTAAAAAAAGGAGACCTTAATAAACACacgagagttcacactggagaaaaaacgtatacatgcactcagtgtgaaaaaagtttcataaaaaaaggaGACCTTAATATAcacatgagaactcacactggagagaaaccgtatacatgttctcagtgtggaaagagtttttctcaAGCAACAGGTCTCAGTTATCACCTGAAAGTTCATTCAGATGAGAAGCCTTATGTGTGTTCCTTCTGTGAAAAGTGTTTTTCAAGGCTGGATCATTTTAAACAGCACCAGAAAACACACAATAAAGTGAAAGATCATGTGTGTTTGGactgtgggaagagctttaCTACATCTAGTAATTTGAAACTGCACcaaagaattcatactggagaaaaacctcacaAGTGCTCATATTGTGACAAGAGTTTCACTGACCCAGGATCCCTGAAATCACATGAgcgagttcatactggagagaagccgtaccaCTGTACTCAGTGTGAGAAGAGTTTCAAAGATGCAGCAAGTTTAAGACATCATCTGCTCTGTCACTCtggagaaaaaacatttaactgTGATCAGTGTGTTAAAGATTTTATTTCGTCATCAATTCTAAAAACACACCTAAAAGTTCATTCAGATGAGAGACCTTATGTTTGTTCTCTTTGTGGAAAAAGTTTTTCAAGGTTGGATATATGTAAACAGCACCAGAAAATACATAATAAAGTGAGAGATCATGTGTGTTTGGACTGTGGAAAGAGCTTTAATAGGGCTGCCTTTCTGAAAGAGCACcaaagaattcatactggagaaaaaccgtaCAAGTGCTCATATTGTTATAAGAGTTTTGCTCGGTCTGGACAACTGAGAGTACATGAGCGAGTTCATAATGGAGAAAGACCTTTCAAGTGTTCATGTTGTGACAAGAGTTTCGCTCAGTATGGACACCTGAAATCACATGAGCgacttcacactggagagaaaccataCTGTACTTAG